The Gammaproteobacteria bacterium genome contains a region encoding:
- a CDS encoding ankyrin repeat domain-containing protein, with protein MKLKSEQLNPKLEKICSPWRKISPDYFADADNIKKLNEMSAIFEEYITPERSKTYDSETRIRKALGLITALYYCYKNVAYPGKDETIKKEIDKAKAALLDVRELDKIDPVPFCKMSQNYPYLTAQLAELRKHLDRFKPKVMGWSSKLYARYLSKDNKFAYRALENAYAESLRDCNLNAVNLAIAQEAGNFQGNRFSALINYDMFRFCKAWRERNKTFELVSTPKPRQFKNIKQAEGYLLTEKDINLGLIILKESYEAEKSQATDLPPITFLPIQSEPGSEFISDSIKARGCQSYIGIYHKAHHYVLNFIHKWPSGRTTVVLVDPAPHSKYKTQTLQESAQAFAKAIPGCDVVALDIVQQFNGSDCGICNLQTAQDIINSFIDPEKNTFFDFRDEKLFIDPLALRLNAENFRHREQEMVVSCVLVRFEWESALKEEKKELAIFPNEEDYIYCGEYDFESQKNQAEYDSSFSSIAAEFQRSKFAKELLPSARIATIRLQAYEDILEEKFSQFKKFSPTYANHKDKLAPNFSEKFDDDIKHSIRSLELKPIIFERLAEAFLSQYKDKLFPDNTYVDVRGFAHLEKETQNRYEDFIKRNPEYAQITAHPDFMGCSKYVQSKITQHAKKIYCFESNLEKFQNQPLTYGLLQQCRDILQRKHRFFKPELLRIINKLLAHKKAGLPLETELDSNAAATLKFFMQKYKDSNKKDPGVLRTIDAIRSTTTCNTNVQRQQGDAMTFEEVKDEITKGHNKNVSNRSLISYTLGVLEHIKQQNEQPDESNSLFLEFDRFQNSCRLTNSNYNVRDKGGAGQSIGMIHLGYHGNWDGYDLHLIRDLPSQETLENYYGNCYLLTRNSTTLYKISETGQATKLNIDKETLAQIKDFLLKNKEIKVIREKHTSESLGNLWKQIRSNEGYTPKPEEQQKNVGAKHQLNNLVESFVGAYSRAKQHDRVSEFLSEIYNTGCVEARIKPALEWATKLETFADLDTVMARADIAATQYLTSIGKSASYENKFHFILKHYKGVKVVSKSIKYDENFKPIEKIEKIVKISKKLIEEHYADVEQKATLKSKHKKDLIDIYNNYNLQHFQEALAVADLKTPGLHKPNSQGLTLLTEACRKGRFEHVQALIYHGINLNSLNTKGESVWTVTFDAPTQLGLNPDGAPILCRQRVFVTLFSAINSPAEKERIAKDLLLRAYTSSAQDFGTILHYISDNQYLYKPVESLDNVSFLVDACLNKKKNHIKVLIDKKIFDMSTANISVPPENKSLIQVAAEKGDDELIKALIEAIEDKTKRSEVLEKLFIYFTSAKANYASFEVFIEYALQAEKSLDAVYAGQTLLTQACLSDEPAAVKFLLKQNETKNEFPSNNAKQLLLQIAFDNSQSVFFVLAKKMITDADERAQFYDNNLEKILQSEDFLADFYFARWEKAGLFAYLNEKFDFAKVKPLLEYAIKNNQPMCVRGLISTMRGNAEFKEALPNLLLHAQTNSNPAAFELLLSAVTNFDVPGLNLPWPEGGSTLITLACQDQTPQSLKILELLAQNKEVNLVNAEGGSLVKIAVIQKKADKAKILLDRLASRSTQQMFAAVENDDLLLLAYKTGNYAVFNEIFSRFNNLNVPGLALQSNQLEGGTFLSDIMRKPDSFFKRTIIDDLLWKGQIPSNAVLASSKFKSIYSNVIHEADATFGSADKQFFLENYLYPIIHTVDINRKLSLIIEARMWAAQYEYVSHHLKELEKVIRSRSENIQNSPAYHCHGYSSLHKACSEQTDFVPLLENQKELKAGAQPDALYGKTALHYAFMHMKNIRDIETLINQPLMQRCLTIEDYDGCLPLHYICMRDYDFEFKIGDDQVLSPDKVFRRTPLHYACISGNLELVKLISNLPAANDQMNAVDKFNNTALHCAAISKRYKIIKTLVDKGADCHLKDNNGDTPLHIICRSGNIQSFNSLMATANFYDLFYIKNAKGRTPLQELEHSNGDSPHFKKYVSALYALVNRKKILSKKQDAESVMKLGHIDKLLSDLASGNVLEQRGILGGLNDAAPLFTPRNVKKFLFFTTGASKPSETETAKVVKELKQSIGVKV; from the coding sequence ATGAAATTAAAGTCAGAACAATTAAACCCAAAACTTGAAAAAATTTGTTCTCCTTGGAGAAAGATCAGCCCCGATTATTTTGCTGATGCGGATAACATCAAAAAGCTCAACGAGATGTCAGCGATATTCGAAGAGTATATAACACCTGAGAGGAGTAAGACTTATGATTCAGAAACTCGAATTCGAAAAGCATTAGGGCTGATCACGGCCCTGTATTATTGTTATAAAAATGTTGCTTATCCTGGTAAAGATGAAACGATTAAGAAAGAGATCGATAAGGCAAAAGCAGCTCTATTAGATGTACGTGAACTCGATAAGATAGACCCTGTCCCTTTTTGCAAAATGTCGCAAAATTATCCCTATTTGACTGCACAATTGGCTGAATTAAGAAAACATCTAGACAGATTTAAGCCAAAAGTCATGGGATGGAGCAGCAAATTATATGCCCGCTATTTATCAAAAGACAATAAATTTGCATACCGTGCCCTCGAGAATGCCTATGCAGAAAGTTTGAGAGATTGCAATCTTAATGCGGTGAATTTAGCTATCGCTCAAGAGGCAGGAAATTTCCAGGGTAATCGATTTAGTGCCCTAATTAATTATGATATGTTTAGATTTTGTAAAGCGTGGCGCGAAAGAAATAAAACCTTTGAATTAGTATCAACGCCTAAGCCGCGACAGTTCAAGAATATCAAGCAGGCTGAGGGTTATCTTCTAACGGAAAAAGATATTAACCTTGGTTTAATAATTCTCAAAGAATCTTATGAAGCAGAAAAATCTCAAGCGACTGACCTTCCTCCGATTACTTTCTTACCTATACAGTCCGAGCCTGGCTCTGAATTTATTTCCGACTCAATAAAAGCGAGAGGTTGTCAATCTTATATTGGTATCTATCATAAAGCACATCATTATGTTCTAAATTTTATCCATAAGTGGCCCTCTGGGCGAACTACAGTAGTTCTAGTTGACCCTGCTCCTCATAGTAAATATAAGACTCAAACACTTCAAGAATCGGCGCAAGCGTTTGCCAAAGCCATTCCAGGATGTGATGTTGTGGCATTAGATATTGTGCAACAATTTAATGGCTCCGACTGCGGAATTTGCAATCTCCAAACTGCACAAGATATTATTAATAGTTTTATTGATCCCGAAAAAAATACTTTCTTTGATTTTAGAGATGAGAAACTTTTTATCGATCCTCTAGCGCTTAGATTGAATGCAGAAAATTTTAGGCATAGAGAGCAAGAGATGGTGGTGTCTTGCGTTCTTGTTCGATTCGAGTGGGAATCAGCTTTAAAAGAGGAAAAAAAAGAGCTGGCAATCTTTCCGAACGAAGAGGACTATATTTATTGTGGTGAGTATGATTTTGAATCACAAAAGAATCAGGCCGAGTATGATTCCAGCTTTTCGTCAATCGCTGCGGAATTCCAGCGTTCTAAATTTGCTAAAGAATTGTTGCCAAGCGCTAGGATTGCCACTATACGTTTGCAAGCTTACGAAGACATACTAGAAGAAAAATTTTCACAATTCAAAAAATTTAGTCCCACCTATGCTAATCATAAAGACAAATTAGCACCGAATTTCTCCGAAAAATTTGATGATGATATTAAGCACTCGATTAGAAGCCTAGAATTAAAACCCATAATATTTGAGAGATTAGCTGAGGCCTTTTTAAGTCAATACAAGGATAAATTATTCCCTGATAATACCTATGTCGATGTTAGAGGGTTCGCTCATTTAGAAAAAGAAACTCAGAATCGTTACGAAGATTTCATAAAACGTAATCCTGAATACGCTCAAATAACGGCTCATCCGGACTTTATGGGATGTAGCAAATATGTGCAAAGCAAGATTACTCAACATGCCAAGAAAATCTATTGCTTTGAGAGTAATTTAGAAAAATTCCAGAATCAACCACTCACTTATGGATTATTACAACAGTGTAGAGATATTTTACAAAGAAAACATCGCTTCTTTAAACCCGAGCTTCTTAGAATCATTAATAAACTTTTGGCTCATAAAAAGGCTGGGTTGCCTTTAGAAACAGAGTTGGATTCGAATGCAGCCGCCACATTGAAATTTTTTATGCAGAAGTATAAAGATTCAAACAAGAAAGACCCTGGCGTCCTTCGTACGATAGACGCTATAAGATCAACTACTACTTGTAATACGAATGTTCAGCGTCAGCAAGGGGATGCAATGACCTTTGAGGAAGTTAAAGATGAAATTACTAAGGGCCATAATAAAAATGTTTCAAATAGAAGTTTAATTTCCTATACACTTGGTGTGCTTGAGCATATTAAACAACAGAATGAACAGCCCGATGAATCAAATTCTTTGTTTTTGGAATTCGATAGGTTTCAGAATTCCTGTAGACTAACAAATTCTAATTATAACGTGAGAGACAAAGGGGGGGCGGGTCAATCAATTGGCATGATACATCTTGGGTATCATGGAAATTGGGATGGTTATGATCTTCACCTGATACGAGATTTACCTTCACAAGAAACGTTAGAAAATTATTATGGTAATTGTTATCTCCTAACTAGAAACTCCACAACGCTATATAAAATTAGTGAAACAGGCCAAGCAACAAAACTTAACATAGATAAAGAAACTCTAGCGCAAATTAAAGATTTCCTCCTGAAAAATAAAGAAATCAAGGTGATCCGCGAAAAACATACTTCCGAGTCGCTGGGTAATCTTTGGAAGCAAATTCGATCTAATGAAGGTTATACTCCTAAGCCCGAAGAGCAGCAGAAAAATGTTGGTGCTAAGCACCAACTGAATAACTTGGTGGAAAGTTTTGTCGGTGCGTATAGTCGAGCAAAACAACATGATCGAGTCTCAGAATTCTTGTCAGAGATTTACAATACCGGATGTGTCGAGGCTAGAATAAAGCCTGCCTTAGAATGGGCAACTAAACTTGAAACCTTTGCTGATCTCGACACCGTCATGGCTCGAGCAGATATAGCTGCAACTCAATATTTGACGAGTATAGGCAAGTCTGCCTCTTATGAAAACAAATTCCATTTTATTTTAAAACACTATAAAGGCGTTAAAGTAGTCTCCAAAAGTATAAAATACGATGAAAATTTCAAACCAATTGAAAAGATTGAAAAGATAGTTAAAATATCTAAGAAACTCATCGAAGAACATTACGCTGATGTAGAGCAAAAAGCCACGCTGAAATCCAAGCATAAAAAAGACCTAATCGATATTTACAACAATTATAATCTCCAGCATTTCCAAGAGGCTTTGGCTGTAGCGGATTTAAAGACACCTGGCCTACATAAACCTAACTCCCAAGGGCTAACACTATTAACTGAAGCCTGTCGCAAAGGGCGCTTTGAGCATGTACAAGCACTAATTTATCATGGCATAAATCTAAACTCACTTAATACAAAAGGTGAATCTGTTTGGACGGTTACATTCGACGCCCCTACACAGCTAGGTCTAAATCCCGATGGCGCACCTATTCTTTGTCGGCAAAGAGTTTTTGTAACCTTATTTAGTGCAATTAATTCCCCCGCAGAAAAAGAACGCATAGCTAAAGATTTATTGTTGCGCGCATATACAAGTAGTGCCCAAGACTTTGGCACCATCTTGCATTATATTTCAGATAACCAATATCTATATAAACCGGTTGAGAGCCTGGACAATGTAAGCTTCCTCGTCGATGCATGCTTAAATAAGAAAAAAAATCATATAAAAGTGCTGATTGACAAAAAAATATTTGATATGAGCACCGCTAATATAAGCGTACCTCCCGAAAATAAAAGCTTAATTCAAGTTGCCGCTGAGAAAGGCGATGATGAATTGATTAAGGCTCTTATTGAGGCCATTGAAGATAAGACTAAACGAAGTGAGGTTCTAGAAAAATTATTTATTTATTTTACGAGTGCTAAGGCAAATTATGCTTCATTCGAAGTATTTATTGAATATGCTCTCCAAGCAGAAAAATCTCTGGATGCAGTGTACGCTGGCCAAACATTGCTGACTCAAGCATGTTTATCTGATGAGCCAGCTGCAGTTAAATTTCTTCTTAAACAAAATGAAACAAAGAATGAATTTCCATCGAATAATGCGAAGCAGCTACTCTTGCAGATAGCTTTTGATAACAGTCAATCAGTATTTTTTGTGCTTGCCAAAAAAATGATTACTGATGCTGATGAGAGAGCGCAATTTTACGATAACAATTTGGAAAAAATTTTGCAAAGCGAGGATTTTCTCGCTGATTTTTATTTTGCTCGGTGGGAGAAAGCGGGGTTATTTGCTTATCTAAATGAAAAGTTTGACTTTGCGAAAGTTAAGCCATTACTCGAGTATGCCATAAAAAATAATCAGCCGATGTGTGTGAGAGGTTTAATTTCTACTATGCGGGGCAATGCTGAATTCAAGGAAGCATTGCCAAATTTACTTTTACATGCTCAAACTAACTCTAACCCTGCAGCTTTTGAATTATTATTATCCGCTGTTACCAATTTTGATGTTCCGGGGTTGAATCTCCCTTGGCCAGAGGGTGGCTCTACTCTTATAACGCTCGCATGCCAAGACCAAACTCCACAAAGTCTAAAAATACTGGAATTACTGGCTCAAAATAAAGAAGTAAATCTTGTAAACGCTGAAGGCGGAAGTTTAGTAAAAATCGCGGTTATTCAAAAAAAGGCGGATAAGGCTAAAATTTTACTGGATAGATTAGCGTCGCGTTCTACTCAACAAATGTTTGCCGCGGTAGAGAACGATGATTTGTTATTGTTGGCTTATAAAACCGGTAACTATGCTGTTTTCAATGAGATATTCTCACGCTTCAATAATTTAAATGTTCCTGGCCTTGCCCTGCAAAGTAATCAATTAGAGGGCGGTACATTTTTAAGTGATATCATGCGTAAACCAGATTCTTTTTTCAAGCGAACAATTATTGATGATTTGCTGTGGAAGGGTCAAATTCCCTCGAACGCGGTGCTTGCTAGCAGTAAATTTAAATCCATATATTCAAATGTTATACATGAGGCTGATGCAACATTCGGGTCTGCGGACAAACAATTTTTTCTAGAAAATTATCTTTATCCCATTATTCATACGGTGGACATCAATCGCAAACTAAGCTTGATAATCGAAGCGAGAATGTGGGCTGCACAATATGAATATGTTTCGCATCATTTAAAAGAACTGGAGAAAGTCATTCGGTCACGGTCAGAAAATATACAAAATTCACCAGCTTATCATTGTCATGGCTATAGTTCACTTCACAAAGCCTGCAGTGAGCAAACCGACTTCGTACCGCTTCTTGAAAACCAGAAGGAACTTAAAGCAGGCGCTCAGCCTGATGCATTATATGGAAAAACCGCCTTACATTACGCCTTTATGCACATGAAAAATATCCGGGATATCGAAACTTTAATAAATCAGCCATTAATGCAGAGATGTTTGACAATTGAAGATTATGATGGGTGCTTACCTCTGCATTATATTTGTATGCGCGATTATGATTTTGAATTCAAGATCGGAGATGACCAAGTTTTATCTCCCGATAAAGTGTTTCGTCGTACTCCGCTACATTATGCGTGTATTTCAGGTAATTTGGAGTTGGTAAAGCTTATTAGCAATCTACCTGCTGCAAATGATCAAATGAATGCTGTTGATAAGTTTAATAATACAGCACTTCATTGTGCTGCTATTTCGAAGCGATATAAAATCATTAAAACATTAGTGGATAAGGGCGCAGATTGTCACTTAAAAGATAATAATGGTGATACGCCATTACATATAATATGTAGAAGTGGCAATATCCAATCATTCAATTCATTAATGGCGACTGCTAATTTTTATGACCTTTTTTATATCAAGAATGCAAAGGGTCGAACACCGTTACAGGAACTTGAGCACAGCAATGGAGATAGCCCGCATTTCAAAAAATATGTAAGCGCTCTTTATGCTTTAGTGAACCGCAAAAAGATTTTATCTAAGAAGCAGGACGCTGAATCCGTTATGAAACTAGGGCACATAGATAAACTTCTGAGTGACCTGGCTAGTGGGAATGTGCTAGAGCAACGAGGAATACTTGGTGGATTGAATGATGCGGCGCCTTTATTCACACCACGTAATGTGAAAAAATTCTTATTCTTTACAACAGGCGCTAGCAAGCCATCTGAGACGGAAACTGCAAAAGTAGTAAAGGAATTAAAGCAGTCGATTGGAGTGAAAGTCTAA